In the Alistipes provencensis genome, GCTTCGGCGAGGCCGTGGGCATGGCTTTCCAGATACAGGACGACATCCTCGACTACACCCCCTCCGCACATACGGGCAAACCCGCCAACAACGACCTGCGCGAGGGGAAGATCACCCTGCCGCTGCTCTCGGTCCTCGACCGGGCTTCGGAGGAGCGCCGCGCCGACCTGCTGGCCCGGCTGGCGCGCTGCTACGAGGACGACGAGGCGGTCGAATACCTGCGTTCGGCTGTCGAGAACGAAGGCGGCCTGACCTTCGCCGCCGAGGTGATGCAGAGCTACGTCACGCGGGCCGTGGAGATGCTCGCCGACTACGAAGATTCCGAATACCGCTCGGCGCTAATCAACCTCTGCGCCTATATCGCCGAGCGGGACCGCTGATATTAACCCGAAACTTATTAACCTAAATTGATAAAAATGGAGACAAAAAAACAAAACTATGTTTTGCCGATCGTCGTGATGATCTTCCTCTTCGGTATGATCTCGTTCGTAACGAATCTGGCATCCCCGATGGGTGACATTCTGAAGTATCAGTTCAATGTCCCGAACTGGATGGGTACGCTGGGCGTATTCGCCAACTTCATCGCCTATGCGATCATGGGTTATCCCGCGGGCAACATGCTTCAGAAGTACGGCTACAAGAAGACCGCGCTGGTCGCCATCGCCGTCGGTTTCATCGGCGTCGGCATCCAGACGCTTTCCGGCACGGCACAGAGTTTCGGCGTTTACCTGTTGGGCGCTTTCATCGCAGGTTTCTCCATGTGTCTGCTCAATACGGTCGTCAACCCCATGCTGAACAAGCTCGGCGGCGGCGGCAACAAGGGCAACCAGTTGATTCAGGCCGGCGGTTCGTTCAACTCGCTCTGCGGTACGGCCGTAATCATCCTGACGGGTCTGCTGATCCCGGAGGGCATCAAGAATGCGCAGATCAGCAACGTGTTCCCGCTGATGTACGCCGCACTGGCTATCTTCGCTTTCGCTTTCGTGGTAATCAGCCTGACGAAGATTCCGGAGACCAAGAAGGAGGTCGGTCTGAAGAGTGCCGAGACTTCGAAATACGGTCCGCTGTCGTTCCGTCACTTCATTCTGGGCGCCATCGCCATCTTCGTCTATGTGGGTATCGAGGTGGGTATTCCCAACGTACTGCAAAAATGGTTGCAGAATCCCGACCTGAACGTGCTGGGCGGCGGCGTGAATGCCGAGGCCGTTGCCGGATCGGTTGCCGCTACTTATTGGTTCCTGATGCTGGTCGGCCGTCTGCTGGGCGCCGCCATCGGCAGCAAGGTATCGGCCAAGAGCATGCTGACCGTCGTTTCCGGCGTGGGCCTGCTGCTTACGCTGGGAGCGATGTTCCTGCCCGCGGTGGCTGTCAACCTGCCCGTCTTCAACGGTTCCGAGGGCTTCGGACTGGTGAATGTTCCCGTTAACGCGGCCTTGCTGGTGCTTATCGGGCTTTGCACCTCGATCATGTGGGGCGGTATCTTCAACCTCGCCGTCGAAGGACTGGGCAAGTACACCGAGAAGGCTTCGGGTATCTTCATGGCGCTGGTTTGCGGCGGCGGTATCCTGCCCCTGCTCCAGAACGCGATCGTCGACGTCACCGACGGCGGTATGGGTTATCTGACCAGCTACTGGGTGATCGTGGTCGCTCTGGCTTACCTGCTCTACTACGCGCTCGTGGGTTCGAAGAACGTCAACAAGGACATTCCCGTAACGGAATAAATATCAGCGGGCGTTTTCGCCCTGCCTTGTCCGGTCCGGATGGATTTTTCCTCCGGGCCGGATTTTTTATCCCGGTCCGATCATACGAAAAACAGGGTGTCCCGTCGGGACACCCTGTTTTTTTTCGGAACCTTTGCGGATTATTTCTTCTCCGTGCGGGTCATACGCTTCTCCTTGATGCGGGCCTTCTTGCCGGTCAGGTCGCGCAGGTAGTAGATGCGTGCGCGGCGTACGACACCGACCTTGTTGACCTCGATCTTCTCGATGTGAGGCGAGTAGAGGGGGAAGATACGCTCGACACCCACGCCGCCCGAAATCTTGCGGATGGTGAACATCTTGGTCTTGCCCGAACCCTTGATCTGGATCACTACGCCGCGGAAACTCTGGATACGCTCCTTGTTACCCTCGACGATCTTGTAGGAGACGGTGATCGTGTCACCGGCCTTGAACGACGGTACGTCGGCGTCCGTCTTCGGCCACATCTGCTCGTTGACGAGCTTGATGATTGCGTCTTTGTTCATTGTTGCAACAAATTTTTGTGTTTCGCATTCGACATTTCCGCTGCGTTCCGGCTACCATACAGATCCTTTGCCTGTAATCCCACGGGTGCCGCGTCCGTTGCCGTCCGCGCCCGCATCCGCCGTACCGCCCAATGAAAGAGGTTGATATACGCCCGAAAGGGACTGCAAATATAGGAAGAATTTTCGGAACGGTGCAACTATTACATGAAAAAAGCGCGATAAATTGTTACCTTTGCAGGAAAACGATTTGAAAGATGAACGAAAGACTGATACTTGTCACCAACGACGACGGCTATGATTCCAAAGGCCTGGCCGCTGCCGTCGAGGTGGCCCGGGGCTTCGGCCGTGTGGTTGTCGTGGCCCCCGAGACGACGCAGAGCGGCATGAGTCAGGCCATCACGATGTACAATCCCCTCTACCTGCGGCGCGTCCGCGAGGAGGAGGGGCTCGAAATTTACGCCTTTTCGGGAACGCCGGTCGACTGCGTGAAAATGGCCTTCGACTACCTGCTGCGCGACGAACGTGTCGATCTGGTGATCTCGGGCATCAACCACGGCTCCAATTCGGCCGTCAATGTGCTCTACTCCGGGACGATGGGCGCCGCCATCGAGGGCAGCTTTTACAGTTGTCCGGCCGTCGGGCTGTCGCTCGACGACCACCGTGACGATGCCGATTTCGACGCGGCGGTCGTCTACGGCAAACAGATCGTCGGCGACATCCTCGCCGCGGAGATCGAACTGCCGCTGTGCCTGAACGTCAATGTCCCGGTCGGACGCCCCGAGACGATAAAGGGAATACGGCTCTGCCGCCAGAACCGCGGTTTCTGGCGCGAGGAGTTCTACCGCCACGAAGACCCCCGGGGCCGCGAGTATTTCTGGCTCACGGGCGAGTTCGTCAACGGCGAACCCGAGGCTGAGGATACCGATGAATGGGCCTTGGCGAACAGCTATGTGGCGGTGGTCCCCGTGCAGACGGACCTGACCGATTACCGGCAGTTGAAAAATCTTGGCAATGTGCTGAAATAGTCTTATATTTGCCCTAAGACAAATCCGAAGCCTATGCTGATCAAAATCCTGCTCGTCATCGCCATCGTCATCCAGTGCGTCGCCACGGGTTACGCCCTGCGGCTGGTGCGCACCACCAAGTACAATTCGGTGTGGATTCTCTTCATCGTAGGTTTCTCGCTGCTCTCGGTCGAACGTCTCGTGCAGTTGCTCATCACCTCCGGGGTCGAGGTCATACCGCGCTGGTGGTTCGCCTATCTGGGTATCGTGATCTCGGTCTGCCTGTCGATCGGCGTGATGTACGCCCACAAGCTCTTCAAATACATCGACCGGCTCAACCGCCAGCGGTCGATGCTCAACAAGCGCATCCTCACGGCCGTGCTGCGCACCGAGGAGAAAGCCCGTTCGCGCTTCTCGAAGGAGCTCCACGACGGCCTCGGGCCGCTGCTTTCGTCGGCCCGGATGTCGCTCACGGCTCTCTCGCGGGAGGAGCATAACGCCGACCAGCGCGAGATCATCGACAACACGACCTATGTCATCGACGAGGCGATCCGTTCGCTGCGCGAGATTTCGAACAACCTTTCGCCGCATGTGCTCAACGATTTCGGACTGGCGCGCGGCATACAGAATTTTATCGACAAGAGCGCCGCGATGCACGACGTGAAGATTCGTTTCACGACCAACCTGCGCTCGGAACGCTACGACACCGATATCGAAGTCATCCTCTACCGGGTGATCTGCGAGCTGATCAACAACTCGCTCAAACACGCGGCTTGCACGGCCGTCAACCTCTCGCTGTCGCAGAACGGTCCCGAGCTGACGCTCGATTATACCGACAACGGCCGGGGATTCAATCCGCAGGCGATGATGGACTGCGGCATGGGACTTTCGAACATCGCCTCGCGCATCAATTCGCTGGGCGGGACCTTCGATATATCGTCGGCTAAGGGCAAGGGGATGCGTGCCGCCATCCACGTCAACACGCAGTTGGCCCCCGCGCCTGCCAAACACCGCAAACATCGCCGCCGGTAATATGGAGCGCCGGATTATACTTGTAGACGACCATTCGCTCTTCCGCAACGGACTGCGGGGGCTGCTCGAGCGCTGTGCGGATTGCCGCGTGGTGGGCGAGGCGGCCAGCGGCGAGGAGTTTCTGGCCATGCTCGACGACGTGCAGGCGGATATTGTCTTCATGGATTTCTCCATGCCGGGGCTCGACGGCGCACAGACGACCGAACGGGCGTTGGCGCGGCGTCCGGACCTGAAAATCATCACCCTTTCGATGTTCGGTGAGGAGAGTTACTATTCGCGGATGGTCGAAGCCGGGGCCCGGGGCTTCCTGCTGAAGGATTCCGATATCGGCGACGTGATCGACGCCATCGGGACGGTGATGGACGGCGGCAGCTACTTTTCGCCGCAACTGCTCTCGTCGCTTACGGGGCGCATGCGCACGCGCGAGGACGCCGCCGACGAACAGCTCTCGTCGCGCGAACGCGAAATTCTGGTGGCGGTCTGCCGGGGGCTGTCGAATCAGGAGATCGCCGACGAACTCTTCATTTCGAAGCGCACGGTGGACAAGCACCGCGCCAACATCCTCGAAAAGACCGGCTGCAAGAACACCGCCTCGCTGGTGGTCTATGCCATTCGCAACGGCATCGTCGACATTTAGTTTTCGATTCTCACGGGCGCTTTTTGCACTCCTCTGGCGGTCCGGGACAGATAATCAAAAACCCGCCTTTTGTCGGGCGGGGATTACAGCAGCGGGGAGAATACCCGCATGAGCGATTCCGCCCAGCGGCGCGGCCGCGGACGGTTGAACCATTCACCGGGGGTCAGGGCGTGGCAGTGCGAGGCGTCGTCGCGGAACACGGCGTCCATGCGGGCCGTGAATTCCGGGTCGTAGACAAAGGCGTTGATCTCGAAATTGTGCTCGAAACTGCGGAAATCCATGTTCGCCGAGCCGATCACCGTCAGCATATCGTCGATAATCAGCAGTTTGGAGTGCAGGAATCCGGGCTTGTAGAAGAGTATCTTCACGCCGGCTTTCATCATGTCGTCGAGGTAGGAGTGCGACGCAAGGTCCACGATCTTCGAATCGGAGCGTGCCGGGAGCATCAGCCGCACGTCGACTCCGGCCAGCGCCGCCACCTGCAGGGCCGTGTTCAGCACGTCCGAGGGGAGGTAGTAGGGGGTCTGTATCCAGATTCGCCGCCGGGCGTTCGAGACGGCGTAGCTGTCGGCCTGCAGCAGCGCCCGCCATTGGCCGAAGGGACCGCTGGGGACGATTTGGAGGATGTTGTCCGTATGGCGCTCCGACTGGGGGAAGTAATCCGCACCCGTTATGTGCTGTTTGGTGGTCGCCGACCAGTCGCTCAGGAACGACACCTGAAGTCCTGCCGCACCGCTGCCCTCGACCCGGAAATGGGTGTCGCGCCACGAACCCCACTCCGTGCCGCGGACATAACGGTCGGCGATGTTCATGCCGCCGATGAATCCCACGCGGCCGTCGATGACGGCTATCTTGCGGTGGTTGCGGTAGTTGACCTTGCTGGTGAAGAGCGGGAATTTGACGTGCAGGAACGAGAAGACCTCGATCCCTTCGCGGCGCATCCCCTCGAAAAAGGATTTTTTCACACCGCTGCACCCCACGTCGTCGTAGAGGATGCGTACCTCGACCCCCTGCCGGACCTTCTCCACCAGCGCATCGCGCAGCCGGCAGCCCGTTTCGTCGTCGCAGAAGATGTAATACTGAATGTGAATGTGGTGCTTCGCCCGGGCGATCTCCGCCAGCAGGGCCTCCATTTTCGACGTGCCGTCGGTGTAGGGGGTGATGCAACTGCCGTAAAGCGGTACGGAGTGGGTCGTGCTGTAGAGGAGCGTGGCCAGTGGGCGGTACTCCTCGGGAATCCCGGGATGCCCGGCGTCGCGGGCCTCCTCGAGCTGCATGGTGATGCGCCTGCGCGTGCGGCGCGAGATGATGCGCCGTTTGGAGAGGTTCTGCCCGAAGAAGAAGTAGAACAGCAGCCCTACGACGGGTGCGAACACGAGTACGATGATCCACGGCAGGGTCTTCAGCGGGTTCCGGTTGTCGGTGATGATGACCAGAACGATGCTGAGGATCGTGACCGTATAGAGAACGAGGAACGTATATGTCAGTATTTGCTGCATATTGTCGGTTTCTTCGTTTCATGCGGCGCCGTGCGCCGCAGGCTTCCGGACTACTCCGCCTGCTTGGGGAACTGCACCGAGTAGAGCAGATGCTCGACGCCGCGCATGTAGTTGCGCTTGCGGGGTTTGTTCAGGTCGGGGGCGTAGACGTAACAGTCGAGCGTGAAGACACGGTTGGTGGCCGTATCCACGGTCGAGTAGCTCACGAACGGACCGCCCATGAAGTCGCCCTGCACGTCCCAGAATCCGCGCAGTTCGCACCACAGGCGCCCCTCGAGGCGGAACATCCGGTAGTCGGGCTCGAAGGCGTCCGAGGTAATCATGTACGAGCCGTCCGACGGACCCGGGATCAGCGCCGCAAACTTGTTGCGGGCGGCGGTCAGAGCCGCGGCCGAGAGCGATTCCGGGCCTTTGTAGGGGTAGGAGTAGATGAAAAATCCTTGGCTGGCGGTGGGGTATTCGTTGCGGGCCCAGATGAAATCCTCCTTCTGTGCGGCCAGCAGGTATCCCTTCGGGATACGCATTTCGACGCCGAACGTCTTGCGGATGGCCGCCTCGACGCCGGGGTTGTTGTAGGTTTCATTGGCTTTGAGGGCGCGGTCGCGCTCGGCCTGCTCGAGGACGTGGACGAGTTCCCCGCGGTGCTGCGAGAGATACTCCACCACGGCCTTGTCGTCGGGGCCCTGAAGCGTCAGCACGATCTGCGGATCGGCGGTGACGTCGTATTGCACGGCCGTCGAAGTCTGCTCCAGAGAAGGATCGACGATTACTTTGAGGATGTTGCGGTGGTCGGCGATCATACCCGTGAAACCGCGCTCGGTGACGCGCAGCACGTCGAAGATCGGCTCGACTTGGTTCAGGTAGGGCACCGGAGCGGTGAATATCGCGCGCAGCGAATCCCCGACTTCGCCCGTCCACTCCGTCTGGGGGCATACCACGATCAGCTCGTAGGGTTTTCCCTGCGCGCTTTTTTTCGATTTGTTCAGGGTGTTGAAGGCGTCGCAGCCCGTCATCGTCGCGATGACGGCGGCAACCAATGCGATACGGAGGATAGTTTTCATGCTGCGGTCTGAAATTGAATCTACTACAAATATAGGCATATTTTTTCCAAATGGCCCGGATTTTCACTATAATTCAACATGTTCTCAATTATTAGGTTTGCAATCAATTCATTACAAGTATCGGGCCTCTTTTCAAGTAACAGCTAAGTAACAAAACTGCTATTTTTTTTGTTTCTACTGCAAATATAACCAACTAATACATAGTTTATTGACAATCCTCTATCCGGTGGGTCGAGGATTTTTTTGTTCTTATTTTAATCAAAATTGTTAAAGTCAAATATAATCAAGAAAAGGGTTGGTTATATTCGACCTTAAACAATAATTAAAATAAAAAATTAAATTTTATGGGAACTGAAATTTTGAAAGAATTGCAGAAAATAGAGCAATTGTTGTTAATTAGCTGTAAAAATGTATTGACGCCCGATGACGTATCGTTGATGTACGGGTTGAGTAAAGACTACCTGTATCACCTGACCAGCGATCGAATGATTCCGTTTCATAAACCGAACGGCAAGAAAATCTTTTTTCACAAAGACGAAGTTGAAGCATGGCTGTTGAAAAATCCGCAGGACACCGACGCAGAGATTCGACAACGAGCTGCGATGTTCGATCTGAAAAAATACGGTAGTATGCGATGAATATATATTATAAATTAGCGTATCGAACGACTATGACGAATAACATCAATATCATGCAGTGGATTTGTACCGGGAATCACTCGATGGTTTCAGACGAATCCGTTGCATATATTAATATTGTTTTTAATACAAAATATTTGTTTAAATTATGTTCGATAGCATCAATATAAATCTTAAATCGATTGATACCTACCAATTGAATTTCGTCGAAACAATAACCCGTGATCTGAATGTCGTTGTTACCGAAACAAAATCCGGAACAACGACATTCAAGTCTTGCGTGGATAATCTTTCTGTTCTGGTGAATGCGAATGAACTCAGAATCGGTAACGGCAGTCTCTGCAAGTTCCTTCACGGGAACAACGTGGTCAACTTTACGAGGACTGATACCCGACTTGCATTTGAAAAGTTGTCCGACACGTTGCATATCTCGTTGAACAATGCAACCGTTTCCCGGATGGATATTGCATACAACTTTGAGGTTACCTATCCTCCGGAATCCTATTTCTACCACTTGGGAGATCTCCCTTACTACAAACGACTGGAACAAATGTTCTGCAAGGGGATAGAGGGGTTGTACTACAGTTCGGTCTCTGATCGGAAACAGTTGGTATTCTATAACAAGATCAAAGAGACTACCCATCGCAAAGATTACGTTCCACCGGAATATCAAAACAAAAATTTATTGCGGTATGAACTTCGTTTGAAAAATCACATCAAACAAATTTTTAAAGTGAACAAAGTGACTGTTCCGATGTTGTATGATGTACAGTTCTATAATCGAATTGTCGATTATTGGAGATCGGTATATCAAAATATTGTCAAAGTCAACGAATACGAGATCGATATTGCCGGTTGCAAGGGTTTCAGGGATTTGAACAAAATCGGGATGTTATTGCTGGTCGAACAACAGGGAGGGATGATTGAATTCTTCAAAATCTTTGAACAACAACACGAAATTGGGAATTTGAACGATCGGCAACTGGGGGAGATTAAACGTCAAACCAAAGAATTGATGCAAAACAAATCGATAGGAGTCGTCCGTAGTCCTCTTATCGAGGAGTTGAATACACTCGTTGAGGGGGTGTAAAAAATATACAATCACAAGAAAAACCGAGAAAAATTCGTCAAAAAATGATGATTTTTCTCGGTTTCTTGTTGGGACATTAAATTTTTCGTAAAAAACCGGCGTCTAAATTATAATATTTGTAACACCGATCATTCTGGGCTATACAAATAGGTTGAGGGAAAATATGTTCAAGATCAAGGACGAAAACTTGATAATCTTTTACACCCTCTCGATTTTTAGAATATTTAGTACCAATATATTTTTGATCTCGATCTTGATCTCGCCAACAATCAACCAACTTTAATAATTGCTTATCGGTAATATCATCCGTGGTTTGATATCTTTCTCTGATACGATAAATACCCCAACAAAATTTTTTTAAATTCGTGCAGCCAGATGGCCACATATATCTCCCTAATTGTTCAAACTTTAATAGTTCATTAGTGGTATGACGTGTTTTATTTGCAGGAATTCTTGGCAGGAAGTGGGTGACATTCTTTCGTATAGGTATGATTCGTTGGCCGAGTTGGGTCCGATCTCGTTCAGTTCTACAACAATATATTCCTAAAGTAACAATCCAATAACATGAATCGGAAACCGGAGGGCTGAAAATTTCTTCCATAACACTTTAATTTTATGGAAGATATAAATAATATTGTTATAATCCAAATTTACCTTGAGCAGATGTTGTTTCAAAATGACAAGAAACTAAAAAAAACGGCTGATATTCAGCCGTTTTTTATTTTCAGATTCTAAAAGTCTATTAAGGTCTTATGTTTGCAAACTCCTGTTCTCGTTCTTTATATTGTTTACGGTGTTCCTTGGAATAACGATGCCGTAATACGATTGATGCTATAATCGAGACCAAGAATACGCCCAAAGATACCC is a window encoding:
- a CDS encoding MFS transporter, coding for METKKQNYVLPIVVMIFLFGMISFVTNLASPMGDILKYQFNVPNWMGTLGVFANFIAYAIMGYPAGNMLQKYGYKKTALVAIAVGFIGVGIQTLSGTAQSFGVYLLGAFIAGFSMCLLNTVVNPMLNKLGGGGNKGNQLIQAGGSFNSLCGTAVIILTGLLIPEGIKNAQISNVFPLMYAALAIFAFAFVVISLTKIPETKKEVGLKSAETSKYGPLSFRHFILGAIAIFVYVGIEVGIPNVLQKWLQNPDLNVLGGGVNAEAVAGSVAATYWFLMLVGRLLGAAIGSKVSAKSMLTVVSGVGLLLTLGAMFLPAVAVNLPVFNGSEGFGLVNVPVNAALLVLIGLCTSIMWGGIFNLAVEGLGKYTEKASGIFMALVCGGGILPLLQNAIVDVTDGGMGYLTSYWVIVVALAYLLYYALVGSKNVNKDIPVTE
- the rplS gene encoding 50S ribosomal protein L19, giving the protein MNKDAIIKLVNEQMWPKTDADVPSFKAGDTITVSYKIVEGNKERIQSFRGVVIQIKGSGKTKMFTIRKISGGVGVERIFPLYSPHIEKIEVNKVGVVRRARIYYLRDLTGKKARIKEKRMTRTEKK
- the surE gene encoding 5'/3'-nucleotidase SurE, with the translated sequence MNERLILVTNDDGYDSKGLAAAVEVARGFGRVVVVAPETTQSGMSQAITMYNPLYLRRVREEEGLEIYAFSGTPVDCVKMAFDYLLRDERVDLVISGINHGSNSAVNVLYSGTMGAAIEGSFYSCPAVGLSLDDHRDDADFDAAVVYGKQIVGDILAAEIELPLCLNVNVPVGRPETIKGIRLCRQNRGFWREEFYRHEDPRGREYFWLTGEFVNGEPEAEDTDEWALANSYVAVVPVQTDLTDYRQLKNLGNVLK
- a CDS encoding sensor histidine kinase; amino-acid sequence: MLIKILLVIAIVIQCVATGYALRLVRTTKYNSVWILFIVGFSLLSVERLVQLLITSGVEVIPRWWFAYLGIVISVCLSIGVMYAHKLFKYIDRLNRQRSMLNKRILTAVLRTEEKARSRFSKELHDGLGPLLSSARMSLTALSREEHNADQREIIDNTTYVIDEAIRSLREISNNLSPHVLNDFGLARGIQNFIDKSAAMHDVKIRFTTNLRSERYDTDIEVILYRVICELINNSLKHAACTAVNLSLSQNGPELTLDYTDNGRGFNPQAMMDCGMGLSNIASRINSLGGTFDISSAKGKGMRAAIHVNTQLAPAPAKHRKHRRR
- a CDS encoding response regulator, which encodes MERRIILVDDHSLFRNGLRGLLERCADCRVVGEAASGEEFLAMLDDVQADIVFMDFSMPGLDGAQTTERALARRPDLKIITLSMFGEESYYSRMVEAGARGFLLKDSDIGDVIDAIGTVMDGGSYFSPQLLSSLTGRMRTREDAADEQLSSREREILVAVCRGLSNQEIADELFISKRTVDKHRANILEKTGCKNTASLVVYAIRNGIVDI
- the cls gene encoding cardiolipin synthase, which encodes MQQILTYTFLVLYTVTILSIVLVIITDNRNPLKTLPWIIVLVFAPVVGLLFYFFFGQNLSKRRIISRRTRRRITMQLEEARDAGHPGIPEEYRPLATLLYSTTHSVPLYGSCITPYTDGTSKMEALLAEIARAKHHIHIQYYIFCDDETGCRLRDALVEKVRQGVEVRILYDDVGCSGVKKSFFEGMRREGIEVFSFLHVKFPLFTSKVNYRNHRKIAVIDGRVGFIGGMNIADRYVRGTEWGSWRDTHFRVEGSGAAGLQVSFLSDWSATTKQHITGADYFPQSERHTDNILQIVPSGPFGQWRALLQADSYAVSNARRRIWIQTPYYLPSDVLNTALQVAALAGVDVRLMLPARSDSKIVDLASHSYLDDMMKAGVKILFYKPGFLHSKLLIIDDMLTVIGSANMDFRSFEHNFEINAFVYDPEFTARMDAVFRDDASHCHALTPGEWFNRPRPRRWAESLMRVFSPLL
- a CDS encoding DUF4837 family protein — its product is MKTILRIALVAAVIATMTGCDAFNTLNKSKKSAQGKPYELIVVCPQTEWTGEVGDSLRAIFTAPVPYLNQVEPIFDVLRVTERGFTGMIADHRNILKVIVDPSLEQTSTAVQYDVTADPQIVLTLQGPDDKAVVEYLSQHRGELVHVLEQAERDRALKANETYNNPGVEAAIRKTFGVEMRIPKGYLLAAQKEDFIWARNEYPTASQGFFIYSYPYKGPESLSAAALTAARNKFAALIPGPSDGSYMITSDAFEPDYRMFRLEGRLWCELRGFWDVQGDFMGGPFVSYSTVDTATNRVFTLDCYVYAPDLNKPRKRNYMRGVEHLLYSVQFPKQAE
- a CDS encoding helix-turn-helix domain-containing protein, whose product is MGTEILKELQKIEQLLLISCKNVLTPDDVSLMYGLSKDYLYHLTSDRMIPFHKPNGKKIFFHKDEVEAWLLKNPQDTDAEIRQRAAMFDLKKYGSMR
- a CDS encoding phage/plasmid replication domain-containing protein encodes the protein MFDSININLKSIDTYQLNFVETITRDLNVVVTETKSGTTTFKSCVDNLSVLVNANELRIGNGSLCKFLHGNNVVNFTRTDTRLAFEKLSDTLHISLNNATVSRMDIAYNFEVTYPPESYFYHLGDLPYYKRLEQMFCKGIEGLYYSSVSDRKQLVFYNKIKETTHRKDYVPPEYQNKNLLRYELRLKNHIKQIFKVNKVTVPMLYDVQFYNRIVDYWRSVYQNIVKVNEYEIDIAGCKGFRDLNKIGMLLLVEQQGGMIEFFKIFEQQHEIGNLNDRQLGEIKRQTKELMQNKSIGVVRSPLIEELNTLVEGV